A region of the Corynebacterium endometrii genome:
CTAAACTTCACCAACCCGCTGGAGCTTACCGTGGCCACCGTATTATCGGCCCAGTGCACCGACGAACGGGTCAACCAGGTGACCCCGGAATTGTTCTCCAAGTATCCATCGGCGGCGGATTACGCGGCGGCGGACCGTGGGGAGTTAGAGGCCCTCCTGCGGCCGTTGGGGTTCCAACGCGCCAAGGCCGGTCACCTCATCGGCATGGGCGAGGCACTCGAAGCGCACTTCGGCGGCGAGGTGCCCCAGGGCATCGAGGAGCTGACCTCGCTGCCGGGTGTCGGACGCAAGACCGCGCTGGTGGTGCGGGGCAATGCCTTTGGGCTGCCCGGGCTCACCGTGGATACCCACGTCACCCGCGTGTGCACCCGGCTGGGCCTCACCACGGCCAAGACCCCACTGGCCATCGAAAAAGAGGTGGCCGCGCAGCTGGATGAGGCGGAATTGACGGACTTTTCCCACCGCGTCATTCTCCACGGCAGGCGCGTGTGCACCGCGCGCAAGCCGCAGTGCGGCGCGTGCATCCTTGCGGAGCTGTGCCCGTCCGCCGATGAGGCGTGAGTAGTATATGGGTGCAATGAAAAAGCAGATCATCATCTCAGCGGTTGTGGCCGCGGTGCTTACCGTGGTTCTCGTCGGCATGGCCTTGAGCCTGCTTCGCAACGGCCCCGGAGACGCGGGGGAGGACGCGGCGGCGCCGCGGGAGGACTCGGTCGCGCAGGTGGCGCAGCGCCCGGACTGTCCGGCGGGGCCAGTGGCGGGAGTGGACCTGCCGTGCCTGGGAGGCGGGACCGGCGGGGAGTTTAGCGAGGTGTCCGTGGTAAACCTCTGGGCGCACTGGTGCATACCCTGCCGCGCGGAGCTGCCCATCATGGCCCAGGCGGCCGAGGCGCATCCGGAATGGACGGTGGTGGGCGTGCACGCCGACAAGAACTCACCCGCCGGGGCGGATCTACTCAATGAGCTAGATAGCCCGCTGCCCAGCTTTGAAGACACCTCAAACCTCTTTGCGGGCACGCTGGGTCTCCCGCGGGTTATCCCCATTACCGTCATTGTGCAGGACGGAGAGATGGTGGGCCAGTACGCAAAGGAGTTCACCAGCGTCGAGGAAATCGAGGCGGCCGTGGCGGAATCCGTAAGCTAGGGGCCATGACTTTTATCCCGCAACCGGACGCGCCGGGCAGCAACGTGACGCTGCGCCCAGAGGATTCCCCCGCGTGGATGCGCCCCGCCCTGGGAATCGACGCGGCGCACGCGCAGCGCACCATGGGGGACCGCGCAGTAACGAACGGCCCGTGGAAGAAGGAGGCGGCCGTGCTGGTCCTGCTCGCGGGGGATAGCGTCGAGGAGGGCTCGGTTCTTTTGACCCACCGCTCCCCGCGGATGCGCTCCCATTCCGGCCAGATTGCCTTTCCCGGCGGGCGCATCGACCCGGAGGACTTAAACGCCGTGGACGCCGCGCTGCGCGAGGCCTGGGAAGAAACGGGGCTGGATCGCTCCACCGTCACGCCCGTGGAGCAGTGGGCGCGCCTAAGCATCCGCGCCACGGGCAACCCGGTCAGCCCTGTCCTGGCGCATTGGCATGAGCCCTCCCCCGTGGGCGTGGCCAGCCCCAACGAGGCGGATGACGTATTCACCGTCCCATTGGCGGATCTGATTGACCCGGCAAACCGGCTTACCGTGGGCTGGGGCCAGTGGTCCGGGCCGGCCTTTCATGCCCAGGATTACGTGGTGTGGGGGTTTACCGGCGGGGTGCTGGCCACGCTGCTGGAGCGCGCCGGCTGGGCGGAAGATTGGGACCGCGATACCGTGCATCCACTGCACGAAACGCTGGCGCGCTCACGTAACAACGAACGAATGCGCTAATGCGGGTAACATGGCTGAAGTTCCAACCCCGTATCTGAAAGCAAAGCACCGTAGTGACCCCTGAGCTAATCGTTGACGGCCTCATAGCCCTGGTATGCCTCACCATGGCGTGGTCCGGATGGCGGCAAGGCTTTATCAGCTCCGGACTCTCCTTCATCGGGGTGGCCTCAGGCATCATCGTGGGCATGGCCGCCGCGCCTCTAGTTATGGAACTAACGGATCAAGTGGCGCTGCGCTTCCTGCTCGCCATCGGCGTGCTCATTCTCCTAGTCGGCTTGGGCCAGCTCATCGGCTCATCCATCGGCGCCGGCCTGCGCAATCAAATGCGCACCCGCGGCAAGCAGCGCGTGGATTCCTTCTTCGGCGCCATCTTCCAGGCCATGGCCACCATCTTGATGGTGTGGCTTATTTCCATTCCCGTGGCCTCCGCGGTGGGCGGCAAGGTGGGCGAGGGCGTGCGTGGCTCCACCGTCCTCAGCGCCGTGGACCGTTTTGCCCCACAGCAGCTGTCCAACCTGCCGGGCCGACTGTCCGCGATGCTCAATGAATCCGGCCTACCGCCGCTGGTGAGCCCGTGGGAGACCGGCGTGTCCGCCGTAGAGGTGGACGCCCCGCGCATTGAGGTTGAGGACAAGGCGATGGTGGAGCGCGTGCGCCCGTCAATCATCCACGTCATGGGCGACGCTGACGTGTGCGCCCGCCGCCTGATGGGCTCCGGCTTTGTGGCTTCCCAGGACTATGTGGTGACCAACGCGCACGTGGTTGCCGGTACGGAAACAGTGCGTCTGGACACCGTCCTGGGGATCAAAGAGGCTGAGGTGGTCTACTACAACCCTGGGGTGGACCTGGCCGTGCTCTATTCTCCGGGCCTGGACATCCCGCCCCTGGCCTGGGCCCCACAGCCGGCCGCCACCGGGGATGACGCTGTGGTCATGGGATTTCCCAAGTCCGGGCCGTTTACCGCCTCCCCGGCCCGCGTGCGTGACCGGCTGACCATCGCCGGGCCGGACATCTACGCGCAGGGCCGCGTGGAGCGTGACGCCTACACGGTGCGCGGCATCGTCCAGCAGGGCAACTCCGGCGGCCCGCTGCTCAACGCGCAGGGTGAAGTCTTGGGCGTTATCTTCGGCGCCTCAGTGGACGATTCGGAGACTGGCTATGCCATCACCTCCCAGGAGACCCTGGCGCAAATTGGTGACTTCAACGGCCTGCGTGAAGGCGTAGACACCGGGGCGTGCGTGGCCCGTTAACCGCCGGGCGGTTTCACCCGGTTCTAAGCGCGCACGCAAAAGGCCGCCCACGGCGAGGTGAGCGGCCTTGGCTTGAGGGTGACGAGGGATTTAAGCGTCCGTCAGGCCCAGGTTGGAACCGGTGCCAATCTCGATGTGGAGACCGGGCACGGAGTTGATCAGATTGCGGGTGTAATCCTGCTGAGGATGATCGAAAATCTGGTCGGTGGTGCCAGCCTCAACCACCTTGCCCTTTTCCATCACCACAACGTCATCGGCGGTCTGGCGGACCACCGCAAGGTCATGGGTGATAAACAGGTAGGACAAGTTTAGGTCCTGCTGCAGCTGGGCCAGCAGCTGGATGATCTGGTTCTGCACCAGCACGTCCAGCGCGGATACCGCCTCATCCAGCACAATCACGTCAGGATTGAGCGCCAGCGCGCGGGCGATGGCGATACGCTGGCGCTGGCCGCCGGAAAGCTCATTGGGGTAGCGGCGCATCGCCGAACGTGGCATCGCCACCATGTCCAAAAGGTCGGCGACGCGCGCCTCGCGCTCCTTGCGGGAGCCCACCTTGTGCAGCGCCAGTGGTTCCTCGATGCAGCGATAGATGGAGTACATCGGGTCCAGGGAACCGTATGGGTTCTGGAAGACCACCTGCATCTTACGGCGCAGGTTAAATAGTTCCTTCTTGGACAACGTAGACGTGTCCTGGCCCTCATAGTGAATGGTGCCGGAGGTTGGCTCCAGCAGGTTGAGCACCATGTTGGCCACGGTGG
Encoded here:
- a CDS encoding TlpA family protein disulfide reductase, which produces MKKQIIISAVVAAVLTVVLVGMALSLLRNGPGDAGEDAAAPREDSVAQVAQRPDCPAGPVAGVDLPCLGGGTGGEFSEVSVVNLWAHWCIPCRAELPIMAQAAEAHPEWTVVGVHADKNSPAGADLLNELDSPLPSFEDTSNLFAGTLGLPRVIPITVIVQDGEMVGQYAKEFTSVEEIEAAVAESVS
- a CDS encoding NUDIX hydrolase yields the protein MTFIPQPDAPGSNVTLRPEDSPAWMRPALGIDAAHAQRTMGDRAVTNGPWKKEAAVLVLLAGDSVEEGSVLLTHRSPRMRSHSGQIAFPGGRIDPEDLNAVDAALREAWEETGLDRSTVTPVEQWARLSIRATGNPVSPVLAHWHEPSPVGVASPNEADDVFTVPLADLIDPANRLTVGWGQWSGPAFHAQDYVVWGFTGGVLATLLERAGWAEDWDRDTVHPLHETLARSRNNERMR
- a CDS encoding MarP family serine protease produces the protein MTPELIVDGLIALVCLTMAWSGWRQGFISSGLSFIGVASGIIVGMAAAPLVMELTDQVALRFLLAIGVLILLVGLGQLIGSSIGAGLRNQMRTRGKQRVDSFFGAIFQAMATILMVWLISIPVASAVGGKVGEGVRGSTVLSAVDRFAPQQLSNLPGRLSAMLNESGLPPLVSPWETGVSAVEVDAPRIEVEDKAMVERVRPSIIHVMGDADVCARRLMGSGFVASQDYVVTNAHVVAGTETVRLDTVLGIKEAEVVYYNPGVDLAVLYSPGLDIPPLAWAPQPAATGDDAVVMGFPKSGPFTASPARVRDRLTIAGPDIYAQGRVERDAYTVRGIVQQGNSGGPLLNAQGEVLGVIFGASVDDSETGYAITSQETLAQIGDFNGLREGVDTGACVAR
- the nth gene encoding endonuclease III, with translation MTTASTPVTVSTTSKARAGSPTGRQKPGRQKLGPRDKAGRVHELLTEIYPEAVCELNFTNPLELTVATVLSAQCTDERVNQVTPELFSKYPSAADYAAADRGELEALLRPLGFQRAKAGHLIGMGEALEAHFGGEVPQGIEELTSLPGVGRKTALVVRGNAFGLPGLTVDTHVTRVCTRLGLTTAKTPLAIEKEVAAQLDEAELTDFSHRVILHGRRVCTARKPQCGACILAELCPSADEA